The Ictalurus punctatus breed USDA103 chromosome 9, Coco_2.0, whole genome shotgun sequence genome contains a region encoding:
- the slc22a15 gene encoding solute carrier family 22 member 15, with amino-acid sequence MDLEEAFQLVGEFGGHQKRMVAVLTLMQIYMACQCMFIVLVGAVPEYQIEVVTQSGGDVTQTITFKEDVSSIVTEWNLVKQEAYKVSLAGSLFFVGVLVGNVLFGPLSDKIGRRPIFLISMFFEMLFAYGSALAPSYELFALSRLMVGMMNGGMALVCFILSQEYVGKAYWALTGTITNMTFAVGIALFALLGYYIRSWRNLAMAVNCPGVLLFLFCILLPESPRWLYSQGRTVQAEKVLQDFAQRNGKGSVTLKLQKTPGMTCAETSNAGLLQLVRHRVLRCRTIVLMYVWYACSLVYYGLTMNAGDDKGSVYLTVAMYGLVELPAYPLCIYFINKPWSGRRNSLASFLILAGLCCLLSVLVPVHPGSVVNGSSFALLGKLMVSAAFNIVYVYTSELYPTVIRNAGLGVCSMSCRVGGILAPFIPNMKVLHASMPFMVFCLTGVSAGAMGLVLPETLNKPVAETLEELSSPAYQRILDTQVHLLADEHLSKRRGSESE; translated from the exons ATGGATTTGGAAGAAGCTTTTCAACTGGTCGGAGAGTTTGGAGGACACCAGAAACGGATGGTTGCTGTGTTGACACTGATGCAG ATCTACATGGCGTGCCAGTGCATGTTCATCGTTCTTGTCGGTGCTGTTCCCGAGTACCAGATCGAGGTCGTCACGCAGAGCGGAGGAGATGTCACACAAACCATTACGTTCAAGGAAGACGTCAGCTCTATCGTGACTGAG tggAACCTGGTCAAGCAGGAGGCGTACAAAGTGAGCCTGGCAGGATCGCTGTTTTTTGTCGGCGTGCTCGTGGGGAACGTGCTGTTCGGACCGCTGTCTGATAAAATCGGCAGGAGACCCATCTTCCTCATCA gtatgTTCTTCGAAATGCTGTTCGCCTACGGCAGCGCGCTGGCCCCCAGTTACGAGCTCTTTGCTCTGTCACGGCTAATGGTGGGGATGATGAACGGGGGGATGGCGCTCGTCTGCTTCATCCTCTCGCAGGAATACGTGGGTAAAGCCTACTGGGCTCTGACAG gcaCGATAACCAACATGACCTTTGCAGTGGGTATTGCTCTGTTCGCTCTTCTCGGCTACTACATCAGGTCCTGGAGAAACCTGGCTATGGCTGTTAACTGCCCCGGTGTGCTGCTCTTCCTCTTCTGCAT CCTGCTGCCTGAGTCTCCACGCTGGCTGTACTCTCAGGGCCGGACGGTGCAAGCGGAGAAAGTGCTGCAGGATTTTGCTCAGCGGAACGGAAAGGGAAGCGTGACTCTGAAGCTGCAGAAAACTCCGGGCATGACGTGCGCAGAGACGTCCAATGCAGGACTGCTGCAGCTGGTCAGACACCGCGTGCTGCGCTGCAGGACTATCGTCCTCATGTATGTCTG GTATGCGTGCAGTCTGGTGTATTATGGACTGACGATGAACGCAGGTGATGATAAAGGCAGTGTTTACCTCACCGTAGCCATGTACGGCCTGGTGGAGCTGCCAGCCTACCCACTGTGCATATACTTCATCAATAAGCCCTg GTCAGGGAGACGAAACTCGTTAGCCAGTTTTCTTATCCTTGCCGGTCTGTGCTGTCTCCTCTCAGTCCTGGTCCCTGTTCATCCTG gtTCTGTGGTCAATGGCAGCTCTTTTGCTCTTTTGGGAAAGCTGATGGTCAGTGCTGCCTTCAACATCGTCTATGTGTACACATCAGAACTTTACCCCACTGTTATCAg gAACGCAGGGCTGGGTGTGTGCTCCATGTCTTGTAGGGTTGGAGGCATTTTAGCTCCTTTTATACCCAATATG AAAGTGCTGCATGCGTCCATGCCGTTCATGGTGTTCTGCCTGACCGGCGTGTCGGCCGGAGCCATGGGACTCGTCCTCCCAGAAACACTCAACAAGCCAGTGGCCGAGACGCTGGAGGAACTCTCCTCCCCCGCTTACCAGCGAATCCTCGACACACAG GTTCATCTGCTGGCGGATGAGCACTTGTCGAAACGTAGAGGATCCGAAAGCGAATGA
- the LOC108269538 gene encoding uncharacterized protein LOC108269538, with product MYRSGTRESSFPAFQSHQGLMTFRDILDTILHLSNEEWTTLTEDMTHQYTKLKFASICTEIVMSVSESVIRKMMPDLIERFGIKSVLRAEAKLKEKDECESRSRSATPSCSGQSLPEDSSDLKCNSVETGITKMKVAVQALKTVADELKKSLKNISPESDVKPETDDSVQLQNKATWDVNDTLVKNLAHILSPTSLDPNVVMSSEAKDIIEIVVKLQNKATWAVSDMLVKNFSHLLYQTSLDPNVVTSSEAKDMTEIVVKIQNKATRDERDMLVKNISHLLYQTSLVSGAEEKDDHACPSGTLISSKKPCSGLQDAATAVPDDQEEPSKLQADVDSCTEKVMWQVENLYLHEEKLAKSTFYQKPRYKGKMYIDSNAEMASGDSFFGSRSDVLLDEAAVAVRNILMEKAVPEHVDKPIGTLYESGPFRSQFALKRAAVDSGRSVVMILDQFYKSMQSIAGDATYSSDALLGFVGDAVVIGKEGPLKSARTTLKTVRSHLLEFLSKFSPEEIDWEEDEQVIDLCTEEVINQAIYLYRNELADPISFTDIDILTSAPFQTKLSQRVSEIILQKLESCPSLMPTKGFSEGHLKDISSEISRSVSNTLQKFARAQLALRRGSSSQTPLSFFSPLFLFIKVKNKLKKSSSPEKPNCSAESEKDERVVPIHITDDGSDLVRNSFETAISKIKGAMQEAIRRVASGQKSKTMADEINIFHEFDVKPKTDDSVQLQNKATWDVSGTLDKNFSHILSQTSLDANVVTSSEAKDIIEKVVNGLVNAAEEKDDHACRSGTLISSKKPCSGLQDPAPAVPDDQEEPSKLLSDVDSCPEEVMWLEKLYLDEEQQAKSSFYQKLRYKGKKYSVSNAETASEDSTFFTIRSDVFLDEAAVTVTDILMEKAVSEHVDKPIRNGGKRRKNLL from the exons ATGTATCGGTCTGGAACACGTGAATCTTCCTTTCCAGCCTTCCAGAGTCATCAGGGCCTGATGACCTTTAGGGACATTTTGGACACCATTCTTCATCTGAGTAATGA GGAATGGACGACTTTGACTGAGGACATGACGCATCAG TACACAAAACTGAAGTTTGCATCTATCTGCACCGAAATTGTGATGTCTGTGTCGGAGTCTGTCATTAGGAAGATGATGCCGGATCTCATTGAACGTTTCGGGATTAAATCGGTTCTCCGTGCAGAAGCTAAGCTGAAGGAAAAGGATGAATGTGAATCAAGGAGCCGTTCTGCAACACCGAGCTGCTCAGGTCAAAG TTTACCAGAAGACTCCTCTGATTTGAAATGTAACTCAGTTGAAACAGGCATCACTAAAATGAAAGTTGCAGTGCAAGCGTTAAAGACCGTGGCTGATGAGTTAAAGAAATCCCTCAAAAACATCTCTCCTGAATCTGATGTTAAGCCTGAAACTGACGATTCAGTGCAGCTCCAAAACAAGGCTACATGGGATGTGAATGATACGCTGGTGAAAAATCTTGCACATATTTTATCTCCGACAAGTTTGGACCCCAATGTAGTGATGtcttctgaggccaaggatATTATTGAAATAGTGGTCAAGCTCCAAAACAAGGCTACATGGGCTGTGAGTGATATGCTGGTGAAAAATTTTTCACATCTTTTATATCAGACAAGTTTGGACCCCAATGTAGTGACGtcttctgaggccaaggatATGACTGAAATAGTAGTCAAGATCCAAAACAAGGCTACACGGGATGAGCGTGATATGCTggtgaaaaatatttcacatcttTTATATCAGACAAGTTTAGTCAGTGGTGCCGAGGAAAAAGATGATCATGCATGTCCAAGTGGTACCTTGATCTCCTCCAAAAAGCCTTGCTCAGGTCTGCAGGATGCAGCAACAGCAGTGCCTGATGATCAGGAGGAACCTTCCAAATTGCAGGCTGATGTTGACAGCTGCACTGAGAAGGTCATGTGGCAGGTTGAAAATTTATATTTGCATGAGGAGAAGCTGGCCAAGTCCACCTTCTATCAAAAGCCACGGTATAAAGGAAAAATGTACATTGATTCAAATGCAGAAATGGCATCTGGGGATAGCTTTTTCGGAAGCAGGTCAGATGTACTCCTTGATGAAGCCGCTGTGGCAGTTAGAAATATTCTAATGGAAAAGGCAGTCCCAGAACATGTGGATAAACCAATAGGCACGTTATATGAGTCTGGGCCTTTTAGAAGCCAATTTGCATTAAAACGTGCTGCTGTGGATTCTGGCAGATCAGTGGTTATGATTTTGGACCAGTTTTATAAGTCGATGCAATCCATAGCGGGAGATGCGACATATAGCTCAGATGCTCTTCTTGGCTTTGTAGGTGACGCTGTTGTTATCGGAAAAGAAGGACCGTTGAAGAGTGCACGTACCACCTTAAAAACAGTGCGCAGTCATCTCCTAGAATTTCTTTCTAAATTTAGTCCAGAAGAAATTGACTGGGAGGAGGACGAGCAGGTTATTGACCTGTGCACAGAAGAGGTTATTAATCAAGCCATTTATTTGTACAGGAATGAACTGGCAGACCCGATTTCGTTCACAGATATCGATATCCTGACATCAGCCCCATTTCAGACCAAGTTATCCCAGCGTGTAAGTGAGATCATCTTACAGAAGCTGGAGTCCTGTCCTTCATTGATGCCAACAAAAGGTTTCTCAGAAGGTCATCTCAAAGACATCTCTTCTGAGATTTCGAGATCTGTTAGCAACACACTGCAGAAGTTTGCACGTGCTCAGCTAGCTTTGAGAAGGGGCTCATCTTCCCAAACTCCACTGAGCTTCTTCTCTCCTTTGTTTCTGTTCATTAAGGTGAAGAATAAGCTGAAGAAATCTTCCAGTCCTGAGAAACCAAATTGCTCAGCAGAGTCAGAAAAAGATGAACGTGTCGTTCCGATTCATATCACAGACGATGGCTCTGATTTGGTACGTAACTCCTTTGAAACAGCCATCAGTAAAATTAAAGGTGCAATGCAGGAGGCAATCCGGAGGGTCGCATCAGGGCAAAAGTCAAAGACCATGGCTGATGAGATAAACATCTTTCATGAATTTGATGTTAAGCCTAAAACTGACGATTCAGTGCAGCTCCAAAACAAGGCTACATGGGATGTGAGTGGTACACTGGACAaaaatttttcacatattttatCTCAGACAAGTTTGGACGCCAATGTAGTGACGtcttctgaggccaaggatATTATTGAAAAAGTTGTCAATGGTTTAGTCAATGCTGCTGAGGAAAAAGATGATCATGCATGTCGAAGTGGCACCTTGATCTCCTCCAAAAAGCCTTGCTCAGGTCTGCAGGATCCAGCACCAGCAGTGCCTGATGATCAGGAGGAACCTTCCAAACTGCTATCTGATGTTGATAGCTGCCCTGAGGAGGTCATGTGGCTTGAAAAATTATATTTGGATGAGGAGCAGCAGGCCAAGTCCAGCTTCTATCAAAAGCTACggtataaaggaaaaaaatatagtGTTTCAAATGCAGAAACGGCATCTGAGGATAGTACCTTTTTCACAATCAGGTCTGACGTTTTCCTCGACGAAGCCGCTGTGACAGTTACAGACATTCTAATGGAAAAAGCAGTCTCAGAACATGTGGATAAACCAATACGAAATGGAGGAAAACGGAGAAAGAATCTTTTATAA
- the LOC108270298 gene encoding up-regulator of cell proliferation: protein MASNRKVIKDCGSGSGSAQRDSSQLRDALFSFLKTLGLEKYYPNKLNLRSLLEINSATVSNEESNSLQAIPFAFLRKLLMVNSKSRSLLSALCEKDETDDLFSDEDNDSSFNLLDLHTALFFCADSFLQQEMALKMSMCQFAAPFLLPQGVHNQSTLMLWALRCILKEWRPHSMSESKGFVGDSVVHAKIPLISFVRLSNCSFSKSQVLNQVLNNSEQQHDFFSHREMIGGSAPRVIANGMVEICWNLPCGNKSIDVFPEAVAIANLRGDAGSFEKQFHFLTQVSTAVFVFLDSVDENEQRLFASLQGMKSKIFLVVNSQRNMNQNVKSSIEAVIDTLHLGRDHIIKKSQKVNLATFAKMISSSIKTVLSESHESFSIESMKNTAQELGLAIDEIQMKACVSAEASAEKVMKTIGVREITDYKKTQLPLQGENWKRLAKIEKEQCRLHNSGELSLEKYKVQLLKEKEEIWNKQSQYKMTKTMEIFIESLLRSDNTERTFFLKWIGLKLDMRSRKHVLNLRRKYRECEQKKDRDSIVKLDQELLDCSLGIEHYMREMGQIYEAASFGTNKISDRISSLPTLAANLLLAGFPLELLDGDVSNIPEKWVSDVLMELHRMVGQKSRLLVITVLGVQSTGKSTLLNTMFGVQFAVGSGRCTRGAYMIFLPVGKDLKEELLCDFVLLIDTEGLKSPALAQLDDSYEHDNELATFVIGLSDVTIINIAMENSTEMKDVLQIAVHAFLRMKEVGKKTVCQFVHQNVAGVSAYNKNLTERKQLLDQLNEMTTIAATMEKKPKIKKFTDVLDYDVEKNNWYIPGLWHGTPPMAPVNTGYSVAVLEFKKSLLGILKARKDEEPSQIPEFLQWMSSLWKAVKFENFIFSFRNTLVAQAYDNLCKECSEWEWSFRRHVHSWLSTEIIQISNTETSVNNEVVEQLKQKAQKEIKKETDEMTEKLKNYYKKKDRHVYLVEKYKTDFANNIKGLEIEMKDEVRQKIDAALEMRSNMKKLEDIHRKPTAMIECQVLKLLQIYKHCSDEVSDKELTDEFERMWKREVVNITGLKERDVPDDILKQLRASLVNRNVMEYLHKVRDLTQYGQGAFQLKDKHIKWEKKIQSFFTQRSAKQDLEITANAVIKCCDKIIQQHVQEKCDYQNTFTKDLLVEIDEQLHRAGSKINTKFELDLKLHICGIASRKFLEMHRKFLTEQDPFKHLQKFKSQYLSDFIDLYRKRDQCHRKARDFTQFCLKPAVTEYIDQSLGPDIVDAVLLNNPTEYSSRVMFQYTIQKELLEKSNFDDFKKYILQYDAYVKDWIYNHVVNCFSKDISLQNLKIKNLDIIMKKIMKAMEASKLEDNGSPLPDNAGGTARLIQNFCKSMNCVISISMNTVEGVLFQNTSCCAPFTKSLYECIDDMKLQITDEISRSTDIKETLNNVSVKPQNELFKRVFGCGRKCPFCKTPCEAGGRKHQQHHAGLHRPKGLGSFVYAQNNTLCEEICTSSVHGNGSFRSYETNFQPHPFKDYKKYYPDWHIAPDMSMKASDYWKYVMVTFNDKFAESYKAEPAVYPEEWKKITKEQALLNLKHNFNIK, encoded by the exons ATGGCTTCTAACAGAAAGGTCATTAAAG ACTGTGGATCAGGATCAGGATCAGCACAGAGGGACTCAAGCCAGCTTAGAG atgcacttttttcatttttgaaaacaCTGGGACTTGAAAAGTACTACCCAAACAAGCTGAACCTCAGGTCTTTACTGGAAATCAACAGTGCGACAGTGTCCAATGAAGAGAGCAACTCACTGCAAGCAATACCATTTGCCTTTCTAAGAAAGTTACTGATGGTTAATTCGAAATCAAGATCCTTACTATCTGCACTTTGTGAAAAAGATGAAACAGATGACTTGTTTAGTGATGAGGACAATGATAGTAGCTTTAACCTTCTAGATCTTCACACTGCCCTCTTTTTCTGTGCAGATAGTTTTCTCCAGCAAGAAATGGCACTTAAAATGTCAATGTGCCAGTTTGCAGCACCATTTTTGTTGCCTCAAGGAGTACATAATCAAAGCACTCTTATGTTATGGGCTCTTAGATGTATCTTAAAAGAATGGCGTCCCCATTCAATGTCAGAATCAAAAGGCTTTGTTGGTGACAGTGTTGTTCATGCAAAAATTCCCTTGATATCATTTGTGAGGTTAAGTAACTGCAGCTTCTCCAAGTCACAGGTTTTGAACCAAGTGCTCAACAATTCAGAGCAGCAGCATGACTTCTTTTCTCATCGAGAAATGATCGGAGGATCTGCTCCCAGGGTAATCGCTAATGGCATGGTTGAAATATGCTGGAATCTGCCATGTGGAAACAAGAGCATTGATGTCTTTCCTGAGGCAGTGGCTATCGCTAATTTAAGAGGAGATGCTGGTTCTTTTGAAAAACAATTCCATTTCCTTACTCAGGTTTCCACAGCTGTCTTTGTGTTCTtggacagtgttgatgaaaACGAGCAAAGATTGTTTGCCTCTTTACAAGGAATGAAGTCTAAAATATTTCTCGTGGTCAACTCTCAGAGAAATATGAACCAGAATGTGAAGTCGTCTATTGAGGCGGTAATTGATACTCTGCATCTGGGAAGAGACCACATAATTAAGAAAAGCCAAAAAGTTAATTTGGCTACTTTCGCAAAAATGATCAGTTCTTCCATTAAGACTGTTCTAAGTGAATCTCATGAATCATTTAGTATTGAGTCCATGAAGAATACTGCTCAGGAATTAGGTCTTGCCATTGATGAGATTCAAATGAAAGCTTGTGTATCagcagaagcaagtgcagagaAAGTCATGAAAACTATCGGAGTTCGTGAAATAACGGACTATAAAAAGACACAGCTGCCACTGCAAGGTGAAAATTGGAAAAGACTGGCTAAAATAGAAAAAGAGCAATGCAGATTACACAATTCAGGAGAATTGAGCTTGGAGAAATACAAGGTTCAACTTCtaaaagaaaaggaggaaaTTTGGAACAAACAAAGTCagtacaaaatgacaaaaacaatgGAGATCTTCATAGAGTCTTTGTTAAGATCTGATAACACTGAGCGAACCTTCTTTCTGAAATGGATAGGACTAAAGTTGGACATGCGATCACGCAAACACGTGTTAAACCTTCGACGCAAATACAGAGAGTGTgaacaaaagaaagacagagacagcaTTGTCAAATTAGACCAGGAGCTTCTTGATTGTTCTCTTGGCATAGAGCACTACATGAGAGAAATGGGACAAATCTATGAGGCTGCTTCATTTGGTACAAACAAAATATCTGACAGAATAAGCAGTCTCCCTACTCTGGCTGCCAACCTGCTTCTAGCTGGGTTTCCTCTTGAACTACTCGATGGAGATGTATCAAATATCCCAGAGAAATGGGTGAGTGATGTTCTCATGGAGCTTCACAGGATGGTTGGCCAGAAGAGCCGTTTGCTGGTTATCACTGTGTTAGGGGTTCAGAGTACAGGTAAATCAACACTACTCAACACTATGTTTGGAGTTCAGTTTGCAGTGGGCAGTGGACGATGCACACGTGGAGCATACATGATTTTCCTTCCTGTGGGTAAAGACTTGAAGGAGGAGTTACTTTGTGACTTTGTCCTTCTGATTGATACAGAGGGTTTGAAATCACCAGCACTGGCACAACTGGATGACAgttatgaacatgacaatgagttggCCACATTTGTGATTGGTCTTAGTGATGTAACCATCATCAATATAGCAATGGAGAATTCCACAGAGATGAAGGACGTCTTACAGATAGCAGTTCATGCTTTTTTACGGATGAAGGAAGTTGGTAAAAAAACAGTTTGTCAGTTTGTTCACCAAAATGTTGCTGGTGTATCTGCCTATAACAAAAACCTGACTGAACGAAAACAGCTCTTGGACCAACTGAATGAGATGACAACGATTGCAGCTACCATGGAAAAGaaacctaaaataaaaaaattcacagatgTCTTGGATTATGATGTGGAAAAGAACAACTGGTATATACCAGGCCTATGGCATGGCACACCACCAATGGCACCAGTTAATACAGGCTACAGTGTGGCTGTACTTGAGTTCAAGAAATCCCTCCTGGGGATCCTTAAAGCTAGAAAGGATGAAGAGCCCTCTCAGATCCCAGAGTTCCTGCAGTGGATGAGTAGCTTGTGGAAGGCCGTGAAGTTTGAGAATTTCATCTTTAGTTTCAGAAACACTCTTGTGGCCCAAGCCTATGACAACCTTTGCAAAGAGTGTTCTGAATGGGAGTGGTCTTTCAGAAGACATGTTCATTCTTGGCTTTCAACTGAAATAATTCAAATATCTAACACTGAAACAAGTGTTAACAATGAGGTTGTTGAGCAACTCAAACAGAAAGctcaaaaagaaataaaaaaggaaacagatgaaatgactgaaaaactaaaaaactACTACAAAAAGAAAGACCGCCATGTGTACTTGGTGGAAAAGTACAAAACAGATTTCGCTAATAACATCAAAGGTCTGGAGATTGAAATGAAAGATGAAGTGAGACAAAAAATAGATGCTGCTCTTGAGATGAGAAGTAACATGAAGAAATTAGAAGACATTCACAGAAAGCCAACTGCAATGATTGAGTGCCAAGTCCTTAAACTCCTGCAAATTTACAAACACTGTAGCGATGAGGTGTCTGACAAAGAGCTCACAGATGAGTTTGAGAGAATGTGGAAAAGAGAGGTGGTAAACATCACTGGTCTAAAAGAAAGGGATGTTCCTGATGATATTTTGAAGCAACTGCGAGCAAGTTTAGTCAATCGCAATGTCATGGAGTATTTGCACAAAGTTCGTGATTTGACACAGTATGGGCAAGGAGCATTCCAGCTCAAAGACAAGCATATAAAAtgggaaaagaaaatacaaagtTTCTTCACACAGCGTAGTGCAAAGCAAGATTTAGAGATTACTGCAAATGCCGTAATTAAGTGCTGTGATAAAATCATTCAGCAGCATGTGCAAGAAAAATGTGACTAccaaaacacatttacaaaagACCTGCTAGTGGAAATTGATGAACAGCTCCACCGGGCAGGTTCAAAAATCAATACCAAATTTGAACTTGACCTTAAATTGCACATTTGTGGCATTGCCTCTCGGAAATTCCTTGAGATGCACAGGAAATTTCTCACTGAGCAAGATCCCTTTAAACATTTGCAGAAATTTAAGAGTCAGTATCTCTCTGATTTCATTGATTTGTACAGAAAAAGGGACCAGTGCCACAGGAAAGCACGAGACTTCACTCAGTTCTGTCTCAAGCCAGCAGTGACCGAGTACATTGACCAGTCCCTGGGACCTGACATTGTTGATGCAGTTCTGCTAAACAACCCAACTGAGTACAGTTCCCGAGTGATGTTTCAGTACACAATTCAAAAGGAGCTACTGGAAAAATCCAATTTTgatgattttaaaaagtacattttgcaGTATGATGCTTATGTTAAAGATTGGATATACAATCATGTCGTAAATTGCTTTTCCAAAGACATATCTCtgcaaaatttaaaaatcaagaATTTGGACATCATAATGAAGAAGATCATGAAAGCAATGGAAGCGTCTAAGCTTGAAGACAATGGCTCTCCTTTGCCTGATAATGCAGGAGGTACAGCACGGTTGATCCAGAACTTTTGCAAATCTATGAACTGTGTCATCTCGATATCCATGAACACAGTGGAAGGGGTCCTCTTTCAGAATACCAGCTGTTGTGCTCCATTCACCAAAAGTCTCTATGAATGTATAGATGACATGAAACTACAGATAACAGATGAAATCTCCAGGTCAACTGATATAAAAGAGACACTAAACAATGTGTCTGTGAAGCCCCAAAATGAGCTCTTTAAGAGGGTGTTTGGATGTGGGAGAAAGTGTCCCTTTTGCAAAACACCATGTGAGGCAGGAGGAAGAAAACATCAGCAACACCATGCAGGTCTACATAGACCAAAAGGACTTGGTAGTTTTGTGTATGCACAAAATAATACTCTCTGTGAAGAGATCT